Proteins encoded by one window of Bactrocera oleae isolate idBacOlea1 chromosome 4, idBacOlea1, whole genome shotgun sequence:
- the LOC106627252 gene encoding putative inorganic phosphate cotransporter isoform X3 yields MAFYKQTTQIEKGPWFGIRHLQALLIFFNIVVVYFSRINVSVSVVAMTNANTTNPNFPEYDWNETHKSLIISSFFWGYVITQFPGGYLSRRFGSKVVMLGSTFCSAICSVLTPILIPLGGWQAYCAIRIIMGLAQGVVFPAIHQHLGKWSPQRERNFLGTVSHCGTDFGIIMSMGASGLIASSSIGWPGISYVSGGACFLWCILWLFFGYDNAPSARFITPEERQYIESDLMREDNFHKQNIPVPWLAIFTSVPFLSLLVVRCAQAWGYTTLQAQIPSYMAGVLNMNIKSNALFSALPYMAMFCLTFVFLFSADFVMSKGLLTLTVLRKVCNTIALWVPASLMIAIGFLDEEQKTLAIVLMVLNVGFNAGATIGSTLNTIDLSSNHAGVLMGIVNTIANFVPIVTPLLVGVIVTDEHDRALWQIVFIISAAIFFFGNLIYIIFGSALTQPWDAPDFLMHDNMESCIVTTEKLTTYKVTPNGTLNNAFELAEPENLKLETSKTELKCNDEEENIKPTLVI; encoded by the exons atggcattttataaacaaacaacTCAAATTGAAAAAG gacCTTGGTTTGGCATACGCCATCTTCAGGCATTGCTGATATTCTTCAATATTGTGGTCGTCTATTTTAGTCGAATAAATGTGTCCGTTTCGGTGGTGGCTATGACCAATGCTAATACAACAAATCCAAATTTTCCG GAATACGATTGGAATGAAACGCACAAATCACTCAtcatttcaagttttttttgggGCTATGTCATTACACAATTCCCTGGTGGTTACCTTAGTCGGCGTTTCGGCTCCAAAGTCGTAATGTTGGGCTCGACTTTTTGCTCAGCCATTTGCAGTGTGTTAACGCCGATATTAATACCACTTGGTGGATGGCAAGCTTACTGTGCGATACGCATTATAATGGGTCTCGCACAGGGTGTGGTTTTTCCGGCTATACACCAACACCTGGGCAAATGGTCACCGCAAAGGGAACGCAATTTTTTGGGTACCGTCAGTCACTGCGGCACCGATTTTGGCATTATTATGTCCATGGGTGCAAGTGGTCTCATTGCGAGCAGTTCGATTGGTTGGCCTGGTATATCGTACGTATCGGGTGGCGCCTGCTTCCTTTGGTGTATACTTTGGCTATTCTTTGGTTATGATAATGCGCCTTCGGCACGCTTTATAACGCCTGAAGAACGTCAGTATATCGAGTCCGATCTGATGCGTGAAGATAATTTCCATAAACAGAATATACCGGTGCCATGGTTGGCGATTTTCACCTCGGTGCCATTCCTCAGTCTGCTGGTGGTGCGCTGTGCACAAGCTTGGGGCTACACAACACTGCAAGCACAAATACCCTCCTACATGGCGGGCGTATTGAATATGAATATAAAGAGTAATGCACTCTTCTCGGCATTGCCATATATGGCAATGTTTTGCTTGACTTTCGTTTTTCTCTTCAGCGCCGATTTTGTCATGTCCAAAGGCTTGCTTACGCTAACGGTTTTGCGTAAAGTGTGCAACACGATTGCCTTGTGGGTACCGGCCAGCTTAATGATCGCCATTGGTTTTCTGGATGAAGAACAAAAGACGCTGGCGATCGTATTGATGGTCTTGAATGTCGGCTTTAATGCGGGCGCTACAATTGGCAGCACCTTGAATACGATCGATTTGTCTTCGAATCATGCAGGTGTACTGATGGGCATTGTCAATACCATCGCCAATTTTGTGCCAATCGTAACACCGCTATTGGTCGGCGTCATTGTAACGGATGAG CACGATCGCGCGCTTTggcaaattgtttttattatttcagcaGCAATATTCTTCTTTGGaaatttgatttatattatattcggATCTGCGTTAACACAACCATGGGATGCACCAGACTTTTTGATGCATGATAATATGGAGAGTTGCATTGTTACCACGGAAAAACTAACTACTTATAAAGTTACACCTAACGGTACTTTAAATAATGCGTTTGAGTTGGCCGAGCCAGAGAatttaaaattggaaacatcAAAGACTGAACTTAAGTGTAATGACGAGGAAGAG aatatAAAACCAACCTTAGTCATTTGA
- the LOC106627252 gene encoding putative inorganic phosphate cotransporter isoform X2 codes for MTTTLVRGPWFGIRHLQALLIFFNIVVVYFSRINVSVSVVAMTNANTTNPNFPEYDWNETHKSLIISSFFWGYVITQFPGGYLSRRFGSKVVMLGSTFCSAICSVLTPILIPLGGWQAYCAIRIIMGLAQGVVFPAIHQHLGKWSPQRERNFLGTVSHCGTDFGIIMSMGASGLIASSSIGWPGISYVSGGACFLWCILWLFFGYDNAPSARFITPEERQYIESDLMREDNFHKQNIPVPWLAIFTSVPFLSLLVVRCAQAWGYTTLQAQIPSYMAGVLNMNIKSNALFSALPYMAMFCLTFVFLFSADFVMSKGLLTLTVLRKVCNTIALWVPASLMIAIGFLDEEQKTLAIVLMVLNVGFNAGATIGSTLNTIDLSSNHAGVLMGIVNTIANFVPIVTPLLVGVIVTDEHDRALWQIVFIISAAIFFFGNLIYIIFGSALTQPWDAPDFLMHDNMESCIVTTEKLTTYKVTPNGTLNNAFELAEPENLKLETSKTELKCNDEEEVQNGVTANPQGKHD; via the exons ATGACAACAACACTAGTTCGAG gacCTTGGTTTGGCATACGCCATCTTCAGGCATTGCTGATATTCTTCAATATTGTGGTCGTCTATTTTAGTCGAATAAATGTGTCCGTTTCGGTGGTGGCTATGACCAATGCTAATACAACAAATCCAAATTTTCCG GAATACGATTGGAATGAAACGCACAAATCACTCAtcatttcaagttttttttgggGCTATGTCATTACACAATTCCCTGGTGGTTACCTTAGTCGGCGTTTCGGCTCCAAAGTCGTAATGTTGGGCTCGACTTTTTGCTCAGCCATTTGCAGTGTGTTAACGCCGATATTAATACCACTTGGTGGATGGCAAGCTTACTGTGCGATACGCATTATAATGGGTCTCGCACAGGGTGTGGTTTTTCCGGCTATACACCAACACCTGGGCAAATGGTCACCGCAAAGGGAACGCAATTTTTTGGGTACCGTCAGTCACTGCGGCACCGATTTTGGCATTATTATGTCCATGGGTGCAAGTGGTCTCATTGCGAGCAGTTCGATTGGTTGGCCTGGTATATCGTACGTATCGGGTGGCGCCTGCTTCCTTTGGTGTATACTTTGGCTATTCTTTGGTTATGATAATGCGCCTTCGGCACGCTTTATAACGCCTGAAGAACGTCAGTATATCGAGTCCGATCTGATGCGTGAAGATAATTTCCATAAACAGAATATACCGGTGCCATGGTTGGCGATTTTCACCTCGGTGCCATTCCTCAGTCTGCTGGTGGTGCGCTGTGCACAAGCTTGGGGCTACACAACACTGCAAGCACAAATACCCTCCTACATGGCGGGCGTATTGAATATGAATATAAAGAGTAATGCACTCTTCTCGGCATTGCCATATATGGCAATGTTTTGCTTGACTTTCGTTTTTCTCTTCAGCGCCGATTTTGTCATGTCCAAAGGCTTGCTTACGCTAACGGTTTTGCGTAAAGTGTGCAACACGATTGCCTTGTGGGTACCGGCCAGCTTAATGATCGCCATTGGTTTTCTGGATGAAGAACAAAAGACGCTGGCGATCGTATTGATGGTCTTGAATGTCGGCTTTAATGCGGGCGCTACAATTGGCAGCACCTTGAATACGATCGATTTGTCTTCGAATCATGCAGGTGTACTGATGGGCATTGTCAATACCATCGCCAATTTTGTGCCAATCGTAACACCGCTATTGGTCGGCGTCATTGTAACGGATGAG CACGATCGCGCGCTTTggcaaattgtttttattatttcagcaGCAATATTCTTCTTTGGaaatttgatttatattatattcggATCTGCGTTAACACAACCATGGGATGCACCAGACTTTTTGATGCATGATAATATGGAGAGTTGCATTGTTACCACGGAAAAACTAACTACTTATAAAGTTACACCTAACGGTACTTTAAATAATGCGTTTGAGTTGGCCGAGCCAGAGAatttaaaattggaaacatcAAAGACTGAACTTAAGTGTAATGACGAGGAAGAGGTACAGAACGGTGTGACCGCTAATCCGCAGGGGAAACATGATTAA
- the LOC106627252 gene encoding putative inorganic phosphate cotransporter isoform X1, with amino-acid sequence MAFYKQTTQIEKGPWFGIRHLQALLIFFNIVVVYFSRINVSVSVVAMTNANTTNPNFPEYDWNETHKSLIISSFFWGYVITQFPGGYLSRRFGSKVVMLGSTFCSAICSVLTPILIPLGGWQAYCAIRIIMGLAQGVVFPAIHQHLGKWSPQRERNFLGTVSHCGTDFGIIMSMGASGLIASSSIGWPGISYVSGGACFLWCILWLFFGYDNAPSARFITPEERQYIESDLMREDNFHKQNIPVPWLAIFTSVPFLSLLVVRCAQAWGYTTLQAQIPSYMAGVLNMNIKSNALFSALPYMAMFCLTFVFLFSADFVMSKGLLTLTVLRKVCNTIALWVPASLMIAIGFLDEEQKTLAIVLMVLNVGFNAGATIGSTLNTIDLSSNHAGVLMGIVNTIANFVPIVTPLLVGVIVTDEHDRALWQIVFIISAAIFFFGNLIYIIFGSALTQPWDAPDFLMHDNMESCIVTTEKLTTYKVTPNGTLNNAFELAEPENLKLETSKTELKCNDEEEVQNGVTANPQGKHD; translated from the exons atggcattttataaacaaacaacTCAAATTGAAAAAG gacCTTGGTTTGGCATACGCCATCTTCAGGCATTGCTGATATTCTTCAATATTGTGGTCGTCTATTTTAGTCGAATAAATGTGTCCGTTTCGGTGGTGGCTATGACCAATGCTAATACAACAAATCCAAATTTTCCG GAATACGATTGGAATGAAACGCACAAATCACTCAtcatttcaagttttttttgggGCTATGTCATTACACAATTCCCTGGTGGTTACCTTAGTCGGCGTTTCGGCTCCAAAGTCGTAATGTTGGGCTCGACTTTTTGCTCAGCCATTTGCAGTGTGTTAACGCCGATATTAATACCACTTGGTGGATGGCAAGCTTACTGTGCGATACGCATTATAATGGGTCTCGCACAGGGTGTGGTTTTTCCGGCTATACACCAACACCTGGGCAAATGGTCACCGCAAAGGGAACGCAATTTTTTGGGTACCGTCAGTCACTGCGGCACCGATTTTGGCATTATTATGTCCATGGGTGCAAGTGGTCTCATTGCGAGCAGTTCGATTGGTTGGCCTGGTATATCGTACGTATCGGGTGGCGCCTGCTTCCTTTGGTGTATACTTTGGCTATTCTTTGGTTATGATAATGCGCCTTCGGCACGCTTTATAACGCCTGAAGAACGTCAGTATATCGAGTCCGATCTGATGCGTGAAGATAATTTCCATAAACAGAATATACCGGTGCCATGGTTGGCGATTTTCACCTCGGTGCCATTCCTCAGTCTGCTGGTGGTGCGCTGTGCACAAGCTTGGGGCTACACAACACTGCAAGCACAAATACCCTCCTACATGGCGGGCGTATTGAATATGAATATAAAGAGTAATGCACTCTTCTCGGCATTGCCATATATGGCAATGTTTTGCTTGACTTTCGTTTTTCTCTTCAGCGCCGATTTTGTCATGTCCAAAGGCTTGCTTACGCTAACGGTTTTGCGTAAAGTGTGCAACACGATTGCCTTGTGGGTACCGGCCAGCTTAATGATCGCCATTGGTTTTCTGGATGAAGAACAAAAGACGCTGGCGATCGTATTGATGGTCTTGAATGTCGGCTTTAATGCGGGCGCTACAATTGGCAGCACCTTGAATACGATCGATTTGTCTTCGAATCATGCAGGTGTACTGATGGGCATTGTCAATACCATCGCCAATTTTGTGCCAATCGTAACACCGCTATTGGTCGGCGTCATTGTAACGGATGAG CACGATCGCGCGCTTTggcaaattgtttttattatttcagcaGCAATATTCTTCTTTGGaaatttgatttatattatattcggATCTGCGTTAACACAACCATGGGATGCACCAGACTTTTTGATGCATGATAATATGGAGAGTTGCATTGTTACCACGGAAAAACTAACTACTTATAAAGTTACACCTAACGGTACTTTAAATAATGCGTTTGAGTTGGCCGAGCCAGAGAatttaaaattggaaacatcAAAGACTGAACTTAAGTGTAATGACGAGGAAGAGGTACAGAACGGTGTGACCGCTAATCCGCAGGGGAAACATGATTAA
- the LOC106627252 gene encoding putative inorganic phosphate cotransporter isoform X4: MTNANTTNPNFPEYDWNETHKSLIISSFFWGYVITQFPGGYLSRRFGSKVVMLGSTFCSAICSVLTPILIPLGGWQAYCAIRIIMGLAQGVVFPAIHQHLGKWSPQRERNFLGTVSHCGTDFGIIMSMGASGLIASSSIGWPGISYVSGGACFLWCILWLFFGYDNAPSARFITPEERQYIESDLMREDNFHKQNIPVPWLAIFTSVPFLSLLVVRCAQAWGYTTLQAQIPSYMAGVLNMNIKSNALFSALPYMAMFCLTFVFLFSADFVMSKGLLTLTVLRKVCNTIALWVPASLMIAIGFLDEEQKTLAIVLMVLNVGFNAGATIGSTLNTIDLSSNHAGVLMGIVNTIANFVPIVTPLLVGVIVTDEHDRALWQIVFIISAAIFFFGNLIYIIFGSALTQPWDAPDFLMHDNMESCIVTTEKLTTYKVTPNGTLNNAFELAEPENLKLETSKTELKCNDEEEVQNGVTANPQGKHD; this comes from the exons ATGACCAATGCTAATACAACAAATCCAAATTTTCCG GAATACGATTGGAATGAAACGCACAAATCACTCAtcatttcaagttttttttgggGCTATGTCATTACACAATTCCCTGGTGGTTACCTTAGTCGGCGTTTCGGCTCCAAAGTCGTAATGTTGGGCTCGACTTTTTGCTCAGCCATTTGCAGTGTGTTAACGCCGATATTAATACCACTTGGTGGATGGCAAGCTTACTGTGCGATACGCATTATAATGGGTCTCGCACAGGGTGTGGTTTTTCCGGCTATACACCAACACCTGGGCAAATGGTCACCGCAAAGGGAACGCAATTTTTTGGGTACCGTCAGTCACTGCGGCACCGATTTTGGCATTATTATGTCCATGGGTGCAAGTGGTCTCATTGCGAGCAGTTCGATTGGTTGGCCTGGTATATCGTACGTATCGGGTGGCGCCTGCTTCCTTTGGTGTATACTTTGGCTATTCTTTGGTTATGATAATGCGCCTTCGGCACGCTTTATAACGCCTGAAGAACGTCAGTATATCGAGTCCGATCTGATGCGTGAAGATAATTTCCATAAACAGAATATACCGGTGCCATGGTTGGCGATTTTCACCTCGGTGCCATTCCTCAGTCTGCTGGTGGTGCGCTGTGCACAAGCTTGGGGCTACACAACACTGCAAGCACAAATACCCTCCTACATGGCGGGCGTATTGAATATGAATATAAAGAGTAATGCACTCTTCTCGGCATTGCCATATATGGCAATGTTTTGCTTGACTTTCGTTTTTCTCTTCAGCGCCGATTTTGTCATGTCCAAAGGCTTGCTTACGCTAACGGTTTTGCGTAAAGTGTGCAACACGATTGCCTTGTGGGTACCGGCCAGCTTAATGATCGCCATTGGTTTTCTGGATGAAGAACAAAAGACGCTGGCGATCGTATTGATGGTCTTGAATGTCGGCTTTAATGCGGGCGCTACAATTGGCAGCACCTTGAATACGATCGATTTGTCTTCGAATCATGCAGGTGTACTGATGGGCATTGTCAATACCATCGCCAATTTTGTGCCAATCGTAACACCGCTATTGGTCGGCGTCATTGTAACGGATGAG CACGATCGCGCGCTTTggcaaattgtttttattatttcagcaGCAATATTCTTCTTTGGaaatttgatttatattatattcggATCTGCGTTAACACAACCATGGGATGCACCAGACTTTTTGATGCATGATAATATGGAGAGTTGCATTGTTACCACGGAAAAACTAACTACTTATAAAGTTACACCTAACGGTACTTTAAATAATGCGTTTGAGTTGGCCGAGCCAGAGAatttaaaattggaaacatcAAAGACTGAACTTAAGTGTAATGACGAGGAAGAGGTACAGAACGGTGTGACCGCTAATCCGCAGGGGAAACATGATTAA